CCACGCACGAGTACACCGCCGAGGGCCTCTACACGGTGACCATGACCGTGAGCGACCAGGACGGCACCACCCTCGTGGTGACCAAGCCTGACCTCATCGAGATCACGGACTTCACCATCCCCGAGCCCGCGCAGTTGCGCATCGCCAGCTACAACGTCTCGATGAACCGCCCGAGCGCCGGTGAGCTCGCCGAAGACCTCGCGGCTGGTGACGATCCGCAGATCTCCCTGGTGGCTGAGGCGATTCAGCGGGCCCGTCCGGAGATCGTGCTGCTGAACGAGTTCGACCACGTCTACGACGAGTTCGGCGAGTTCGACCGGACCGCCACCGTGCAGCAGATTCAGGACTTCCTGAACAACTACCTGGCGGTGTCCCAGGCGGCGGGCGTCGATCCCATCAGCTATCGCTACTTCTACGTAGCCCCCAACAACACCGGTGTGCAGTCAGGCTTCGACCTCGACAACGACGGCGTCGTGGGCGACGGCGGCGATGGCTTCGGCTTCGGCGACTTCCCGGGTCAGTTCTCCCAGGTCCTGCTCTCGCAGCACCGGATCCTCAACGGCTTCGCCCGCACCTTCCAGCTGTTCCGCTGGGTGGACATGCCGGGCGCGTTCCTGCCGCCGGACCCCAACGACACCGATGGCGATGGCGACCTGTCGAGCTTCTACACCTCGGAGGAGCTGGACATCTTCCGTCTCTCGTCCAAGTCGCACTGGGATATCCCCGTGCTCGTGGACGGCGTCGGCCTGGTGCATATCTTAGGCTCGCACCCGACGCCGCCGGTGTTCGACGACGGCACGGCTGAGACCTACCCCGACCCGAACGTCGCGGATTGGAACGGCCTGCGCAACCACGATGAGATCCGCTTCTGGAAGGACTACATCAACCCGCAGCTCGGCACCTACATCTACGACGACCGCGAATGGGAAGCGGCAGGCGGCAACCCGCCCGCCAACCCGCGCGGCGGTCTGCGTGGGCGCGCGCGCTTCGTGATCGTGGGTGACCAGAACGCCGATCCCGTTGATGGCGATGCCACCTTCAACCCGATCGATCTGCTGCTGTCGGATCCGCGGGTGGATACGTCGATCACGCCGGCCTCGCCGGGTGCCTTGGAGCAGGTGCCTGGGGACTTCAACCAGCGGGAGACGAAGACCGCCAGCTTCAACCTGCGGGCCGACTACGCCCTGCCGTCGGTGCTCGGTTGGGACATGGCGGGGGCTTGGGTGTTCTGGCCTGAGCTGTCGGATATCACCGCGGACTTGCTGGGGGCGTCGGATCACCGGATGGTGGTGATCGATATGGTGCGGTAGGCGCGCACCTGCACCTCGTGGTGTGACCAGAAGGGTCGCGGGCGCTGTCCGCGACCCTTTTTTTGTTCAGTGTATCGTTACCCACGTGCCGCGTAGCGCGCGGGCCGCCGATGCAGGCCGGCGCGTTCACCCAACTCCTTGAGAACCACTGGAAGTCGAGATGAAGAACACCCTATTAATCGCTCTGGCTGCGTGCGCCGCAGCCCTTCCCGCAGCTGCCCAGGAGGCGGATACCACCGCTGCCAAGGTCGAAGCCGCCCTCGAACTCCCCTACCGCACGGAGGCGGACCGCGATCGGGATCGCAATCGCCGCCCCGTCCAGGCCCTGACCGCCATGGGCCTGCGGGAGGACATGCGCGTGTTCGAATTCGGTCCCGGCAACGGCTGGTACACCAAGATCCTCGCCCCCGTACTCAAGGAGAAGGGCCACCTGAGCATCGGCTACGCCGAGCAGTGGCTGGCTAACCTCGACGAGCTCATGCAGGCGCCGGAGATGGAGAAGGTCGAGCGGATCAACCTCGCCATGCGGTGGGATGGGGAGCTGCGCGCCTTCCAATTCGACGGCATGGACTTCCAGTTCGGTGAGCTGGACATGTTCTTGAACATCCGCGAGTACCACAACCTGCACGGTGAGGAGCGCGCGGAGTTCAACAACGCGGCGTTCGCGGCGCTCAAGCCCGGCGGTCGCTACGTGGTGATCGATCACACGCGCCGCCACATGCAGGACGACTCGCCGGAGAACTGGCGCCGCGAAGACCCGGTGAAGGTGCTCGTGGAAGTGCAGCAGGCGGGCTTCGAGCTGGTCGAGCAGTTCGCCATGTTCTACCGCCTCGACGACACCCTCGAGTACGAGGTGGGGCGCCGATCGGTGGCGGGGAACACGGACCGGTTCTTCTTCGTCTTCCGCAAGCCCGAGTAAGCCACTTGCGGGGGCATTGGCCGATGCCCCCGGTCCGTGCGCGTCGCTTGTACACTGAAGGAGCCCGTGAGCCACCGCCCTAGGGGCAGATGGAAGCACCGAAGCACAATCAACGACCCGCCCCGTCAGGGAGTGAGGAAGACGATGCCTTCGTCTCCTACTCGCGCGTCGACGGCGCGTTCGTGCGCTCACTGCACGCGGGTCTCGAGGCGCGCGGTAGGCGGGTGTGGGTGGATTGGGATGACATCGCGCCCACCGAGAGCTGGGCGGATCGCATTCTCAAGAGCATCGACAATGCCCAGGTCTTCGTGTTCGTCATCTCCCCGGACTCGTTGCGTTCCACGGAGTGCATGCGGGAGTTGGAGCGTGCTGTGGCCGGCCACAAGCGGCTCATCCCCGTACTTCATCGAGATCCGGAAGACGGCCAAGAGGTGCCCGCGGCGCTCGCCGCTCTCAACTACGTGTTCGCGCGCGACGCGGGGGCGCTCGATGGGGTCTGTCAGTCGGTCTCGTGGGCGATCGACACTGACCCTGAGTGGTTGCGTGTACATACCCGGTGGTTGATGCGGGCGCGAGAGTGGGAGCACGCTGGCGAGGACGCAGCCCTCACCCTGCGTGGACGCGAACTCGACACCTACGAGGGATGGTCAGCGCAGGCAGCTGACCGCGATCCTACGCCGAGCAACCTGCAGCAGGCGTTCTTGCTAGCCAGTCGCCGCGCGGTTACCCGACGCGCGCGCACCGTGTTGACGGCAGTTGCCTTCGGTCTAC
The window above is part of the Pseudomonadota bacterium genome. Proteins encoded here:
- a CDS encoding methyltransferase, whose product is MKNTLLIALAACAAALPAAAQEADTTAAKVEAALELPYRTEADRDRDRNRRPVQALTAMGLREDMRVFEFGPGNGWYTKILAPVLKEKGHLSIGYAEQWLANLDELMQAPEMEKVERINLAMRWDGELRAFQFDGMDFQFGELDMFLNIREYHNLHGEERAEFNNAAFAALKPGGRYVVIDHTRRHMQDDSPENWRREDPVKVLVEVQQAGFELVEQFAMFYRLDDTLEYEVGRRSVAGNTDRFFFVFRKPE